From the genome of Rana temporaria chromosome 8, aRanTem1.1, whole genome shotgun sequence:
AAAGAAGATAAGAGGAAGAATGGGACACACACTCAGGAGGATGGCTGTGTTTGCAGCCTCTGTGTTCAGCCTCCTCAGCAGCTCCCGGTAGCTGTAAGTGACCCCCGATAAGTGACAGTCCAGTGAGCAGATCGGGTCCCCGATGAAGATAGGACATTGTTTAATTTCAGAATAAAATCGTTTTTCTCTCTGCCCGGGAAACACAACAAGAGAGAGAAGATTCACCAACTCAGGAGTGACAGTCAGTGGGCGTGTCGTATGTGCGACCAATAGCAGTACAGACTAAAGCTTTGTACCAACCAATAGCAGTGCAGAACGTCTTTATATAAGCCTGAGCGGCGCAACCAATTGTATCTATTTGTACTTTTGCAAAATCATGACAGAGACTGAAAGCGCCCCAGCCGCCGCTCCTCCAGCGGAGCCCGCCGCTAAGAAGAAGCCGACTAAGAAGGCAGCAGCCGGAGGAGCCAAGAAAGGCAGCAAGAAGCCGTCCGGTCCCAGCGTGTCCGAGCTCCTCCTCCAAGCCGTGGCCGCTTCCAAAGAGCGCAGCGGGGTCTCCCTGGCCGCCCTCAAGAAGGTCCTGTCCGCCGGAGGATACGATGTGGAGAAGAACAACAGCCGCCTCAAGGCTGGCATCAGGGGGCTGGTGACTAAGGGGAGCCTCGTCCAGGTCAAAGGACATGGCGCCTCCGGATCCTTCAAGATCAACAAGAAGCAGCAAGAGGGCGACAAGGCCAAGAAAATCGCCAACAAGAAGCCATCGGCTGCGGCCAAGTCTCCCAAGAAACCTGTGGCAGCCAAGAAGCCGGCCAAGTCCCCCAAGAAGAAAGCCCCCACCAAAGCGGCCAAGAGCCCCAAGAAGGTCGCCAAGAGCCCCAAGAAGGCCGCCAAGAAACCGGCAAAGCCTGCAGCTGCTCCCGCCAAGAAGGCAACAAAGAGCCCCAAAAAGCCCAAAGCGGCAGCCAAGCCGAAAAAAGCCGCCAAAAGTCCGGCTAAGAAGGCGGCTAAGCCTAAGACAGCAGCCAAGCCCAAGAGGGCCGCTCCGAAGAAGAGATAAAGGCAGCAGTAGCCGGACACCCCCTTCATCTCCACCCCACACAAAGGCTCTTCTCAGAGCCACCCATCTCCTCCTAACAGAGCCGCACATACCTACCTACACTCACTAGGAGCCATATAGATTTTGCACACGGTCTAGATGAGATCGCATGTTCCCATCACACATTGTACATTTGTCCCTTGCAGAGAATCTCAGATTTGATATGATAAATCGCACAAAGATTACTAGAGATCCCTCCTGATATAAAAGGTTTTCTGGGCCCCTGCAACGATCCATTTCATGTGAAGATTGGAGCCCTGGAGATCCCCGACCACTGTCtggtatctgggggggggggggggggggtattattcACACTTCCTCTTTCTAGATGGTTGTTCAGGATCTTCAATATTTCATGTGATCGGTATAAGGGGAATCCTTGTACTGATCGGGCATGTTAGaatgatcagcaaaaaaaaaaacatagtgttATGGACTTCTATTACAGCGAAGGGACTCTTCGCTGTCATAGAATTCCATATGTTCTCCTAAAAATATGAAGATGATTAGCAGCCCCGATGTCACATTTGAATTGCATTTTTATCTCCCGGCTCCCCATAAAATGACATACATGGTCTTATTCGCCAACACAGGAACCACAAGAGGCTGTGATTGGCTGATCAGACTATTTTCAAATTGCAAACTGCACAGCGATGACATTTCggggggcagaggatggtgttgtGCACTCACAGTACTGATCACTATCTGGTGATTggctgacataaaaaaaaaaaatgatttgatgCTTGGAATGAGAAATGTACAACTCTCTACAGGGTGCCAATCATAGTCTTCTGTAGATAATGTGAAGAGAGTGTAAGATGTGCTGATGGGAAGGTGTAACAATGTCACCTGTGCGTGTGAGAGGGGAGATTGGAGAATAGCAGAGGAGAGATTCCTGTGGTAGAAAAATATCTTCATGCAGCAGAAAAATTAATATGGAGTGTGCGATTTAATACTAGTCAGTTGTATCATTTATACACCCGAGCTGAGAAATAGGTGATCTCGGGATCTgtttacaggagggggaggggtgacttTGTATTTATCTTGAACAGGTTATGTTTCCCCGatctcctggcaatggtgagagaAGTACAGAGAAATGAACAGAATCTTTCTAGGAACTTGTTTTGTTTTCCTATGTTACATTGTAGTATGTTGGGAACAGAGCGGCGCGAGAAAAGATCTCCTTCTTAGAGAGAAGTGTGAATTGTTACTTTGTAAAGGTTTTAGAGATATTAGAGATGAATGCAGAGAAGAAACACTATTTCTACTTAACAGACATTCTCTTAGAATAAGAAATGAAGTGAGTAGAAAATACAATGAGAAAAATTAAATACatgtggtgtggggggggggggggtgtagaggaAGTATTCGTATGATGTAGTAGGGAGGAGATTGTATGGAGCTCTTTGTGAGGAGGATGTGGTGGCTCTGAGAAGAGCCTTTGTTTTGTGTGTCGGAGGGGGTGATGAGGATGTCGGCGGAGTAGATTATGCCCTCTCTCCACGGATGCGGCGTGCCAGCTGTATGTCTTTGGGCATGATGGTGACCCTCTTGGCGTGGATGGCGCAGAGGTTGGTGTCCTCGAAGAGTCCTACGAGATAAGCCTCGGAGGCCTCCTGCAGAGCCATGACGGCGGAGCTCTGGAAGCGCAGGTCGGTCTTGAAGTCCTGGGCGATCTCTCGGACGAGGCGCTGGAAGGGCAGCTTGCGGATGAGCAGCTCGGTGGATTTCTGGTAGCGTCGGATCTCTCGGAGAGCGACGGTGCCGGGCCTGTAGCGGTGAGGCTTCTTGACTCCGCCGGTGGCCGGGGCGCTCTTGCGGGCGGCTTTGGTAGCCAGCTGCTTGCGGGGAGCTTTCCCTCCGGTGGACTTACGAGCGGTCTGCTTGGTTCTTGCCATGGCTGATGAAACACAAGTGTGATAGAATACGGGCTGTGCGGCGCCTATTTATACACATCACTGTCTTCTGATTGGAGAACTAACTCACACCCCTTTTCATGATTGGTTTACTTAAAAAACGCGGCATTTTTAAAATGCCCGCTAAGATCTGCCCGTTAACTGTGTTAGAGTTACCTTCTTTGTGTGGGGTTGGGAGTTCCCTCCACATCATACAATGTGTACGAATCAGGAGCTCTGACATTGGACTGATTATCTCCATAATACAGTAATTGAGACAGAAAATCCTCCTCCGATCTCACTGATCGGATAATTCCGTGGTTTGTGAATAACAGGTAGAAAGGTGACTTGTACAGCTTGTTCTATTCAGCACAATGATGTACTAACATGGAGGGGACAGATCGCTGAGCAGACAATGAGTTGTCTCCCCCCAGCATCATCCCCCCAGCTCCGGACAGATCCGGGATGGTGCATCATTATTTCTAGATGGTCCATGTGGATCAGCATTACATCATGAACTCCTATTGCTGGATTTACATTCCCCTTTCAATCTATTCCCCATGTAAACATTCTAAACGGTGTGCCGCTAACTCCTACCGGGGGATTTGAGGGATGGACGCAGCGCGACATCTAGATGTCATTATCAATCCTATCAATGTACATTAAGGTTTTATTTGTCAAACAATGCACCAAAAACATTATTTGAACTATAATTCTCATGATATCATGTCAACATTAGGAGGTGACAGCTCTGATATGTAGTACACGGGTGGCTCTAAGAAGAGCATGTGTGTCCTGTTCGGATGATGGGGATTTGCTTGGCGCTGGTGTActacattattatacaggatttatatagcgccaacaatttgcacagctctttacaataaaaaaaaaaaaaaaaagtctgacagtACAATCACAATGCAGCTCAATACAAACGGAATACGAGGGCCCTACTAATTGAGCTTGCAATGTAAAGAAATATGTTCAAAATCAAAGATTAGAGACTCCTTCTCAGTGTAAGAATCAGAAACATTGAGAATGGATCATTTGTGCCCAATATTTCAGTAAATTAGATGACACAGACAGTCTCTCCCCCGATTTAAGGTGAGTCGatgattgtgtgtgtatatgtattataTTTGGACTCCCATAAAGGAAGTTGATGCTGTATAACACAAATACATCACAAGGGGATGTATTGGTAAATATTCTGAGCAGATGATCCTTAAACTATTCCTAATATGTAAGCATCCCCCTGTATATGTGTCTCCGAAAATTAACACGATTTGTGAAAAGTTTAAGATCAtttataaaagggaaaaaaaacttatCGGTCAAAAAGTATACAATGAAAAGATATTATAGAATGTGTACTATAAAAATCCGCTATCTAGTTTCGGAAAATAACTCCCATGTATTCCCTGTCCAACACTGACACCTAGTGGTGATAAAATGCAAGCCTTTTACACGGGAAGATATTGGATGTTTTTTGTTCCCACTAGCCGACAATATTCATGTAAAAATTAGATGTTCCGGCTATCCATTCTACAgaacggggcaaaaaaaaaaaaaaaaaaaaaaaaaaactggaattcCTCAATAAAGGAAATCTGGAAGAATAGATGGTATTCGGATGGATTTATTCTAAAACATCCACAAATGTATAACTCCGTCAGATTACACAAACATGATTGATATCATACAATTAGTTTATTTTTCACCAATGTTTAGAATCTCTAATTGATACAATGTGATGAGAGCTCATTGATGGAAATGGTGGGTGGCTCTTAGAAGAGCCTTTGTGTCTTGTgttgggatgatgatgatggggggattACTTGGCGCTGGTGTACTTGGTGACGGCCTTGGTGCCCTCGGAGACGGCGTGCTTGGCCAGCTCTCCGGGCAGGAGGAGGCGGACGGCGGTCTGGATCTCCCGGGAGGTGATGGTGCGGCGCTTGTTGTAATGAGCCAGGCGGGAAGATTCTCCGGCGATGCGCTCGAAGATGTCATTGACAAAGGAGTTCATGATGCCCATGGCCTTGGAGGAGATGCCGGTGTCGGGGTGGACCTGCTTGAGCACCTTGTACACGTAGATGGCATAACTCTCCTTCCTGCTCTTCCTCCGCTTCTTGCCATCCTTCTTCTGGCTCTTGGTGACGGCTTTCTTGGAGCCCTTTTTGGGCGCCGGGGCGGACTTGGCTGGTTCAGGCATTATTaggcaatatttaagtttattttgcaaagcaaatatacaaaaatcaaatacttttgacagggtacattctctgtactgcgacgcagcgcataaatacactacatctcaatacagttgcaagcattcaattaaattacattcattcaacccattctgcggtatgatgcctgatgtgttgcgcagagttgtttaaccccgaaacatcacatcgtgcatgacgccgcattaccctgaaaacagtagttcaaaaaaaaacgtgtcaagaaatgtcaatgtcagggggaaggggaaatctttagacgtcctcttcctccttaaagtctatcaaggtatagtctctcagcagactgagggtcagtctgcgacagtcctcaatggacatcctctgccggtggtgtacgcggcggttcctggcgtaccataaagcgtctttaaaacaacacagcacccgccaggcactgtcaatgtcctcctgtgaatgagttccacagaagagtccgtttaacacaccaaagtgtgtaatagcagtctgtggtacaaagtctttaagttcaggttccaaggccgtcaacaggccctgtgcaaaggggcactcccagaaaacatgaTACGATGTTTCCTCCTGGATGATGCAAAAGGGGCAGTGCCTGTATCTGCACAGGTTTCTGGCATGCAAGAATGTCCTGAGTAGCAATCCCCCTTGGATTGCCATCCATGCCTGATCTTTGTGCCTGTTGATGAGTCTCTTTGAAGAAACATTCCTCCAAACCACTTTGCAAGTGGCTGAAGGGAGGCCTGGAATCGACTCCAAGATGTCCGATGCTCTGATCAACTTGTAGATAGTTTTTGGCTTCCAC
Proteins encoded in this window:
- the LOC120909239 gene encoding histone H1A-like; the protein is MTETESAPAAAPPAEPAAKKKPTKKAAAGGAKKGSKKPSGPSVSELLLQAVAASKERSGVSLAALKKVLSAGGYDVEKNNSRLKAGIRGLVTKGSLVQVKGHGASGSFKINKKQQEGDKAKKIANKKPSAAAKSPKKPVAAKKPAKSPKKKAPTKAAKSPKKVAKSPKKAAKKPAKPAAAPAKKATKSPKKPKAAAKPKKAAKSPAKKAAKPKTAAKPKRAAPKKR
- the LOC120909246 gene encoding histone H2B 1.1; amino-acid sequence: MPEPAKSAPAPKKGSKKAVTKSQKKDGKKRRKSRKESYAIYVYKVLKQVHPDTGISSKAMGIMNSFVNDIFERIAGESSRLAHYNKRRTITSREIQTAVRLLLPGELAKHAVSEGTKAVTKYTSAK